The DNA window TCGCCGGCCTGCGGGTCGACGCGTCCGGCCTGGCGTCCGGCTCCCGGCGGGTCCTGCCGCTGGAGGACGAGCCCAGCTCGCTGACGGCGCGCTATCTCTTCCCCACCGAACGGTTCCGGGGCGAGTGGAAGCGGCACTGGATCCATCTCGCCACCCCGATCGCGGTGGGGATCGCGGCGACGTTCGTGCTCGGCTACCTCTCCGGCTTCCTCGCCGGGCAGGACGTGGGCGCGCTGACCACCGTCGCGGTGCTGCTCTGGTTCGCGGTGATGGGCTGGGTCGCGTGGCGGGTCGCCGACTGGTGGTACGACCGGTTCATCCTGACCAACAAGCGGGTGATGGTCGTCAACGGCATCGTCACCCGCAAGGTGGCGATGATGCCGCTGGCCCGGGTCACCGACATGAAGTACGAGCAGAGCCCGGCCGGTCGGGCGTTCAACTACGGCACGTTCGTGCTGGAGTCCGCCGGCCAGGACCAGGCGCTCCGCGAGATCAAGAACCTGCCCAACCCGAACGAGCTCTACCTGCGCGTGGTCGAGGAGATGTACGAGCCGGCGGCGGTCGAGGCGCGCCTGACCAAGCAGGCCGAGGAGGCCAAGGCCGACGACGGGGCGTGAAACTTTTCGTCCGAACATCGGAGGAAGGGCGCACCATCTGCCGTCGCCCCGGCCTCGTCCGGCATGGCAGCCTGCCAGCAGGCACGGGGGCGGGAGGTGAGCGGTGGCCGGCAGGGACCCGCTGGAAGAGGAGTTCCGCGAGTTCGTCGCGGCCCGCTCCGGTGCCCTGCTGCGCACCGCGTACCTGCTCGCCGGTGACTGGGCCACCGCCGAGGACCTGCTCCAGACGGCACTGACCAAGACGTACCTGGCGTGGAAGCGGCTCGGCGGGATCGAGGCGATCGAGCCGTACGCCCGACGGGTCATGGTCAACACCTCGACGAGTTGGTGGCGCCGGCGCTGGCACGGCGAGCGGCCGACCGAGGTGCTGCCCGAGCGGGCCGGGGCCGACGAGATCGAGCGGCAGCTCGACCGGGACGTGCTGTGGCGGCACCTCAGGGCGCTGCCCAGCCGCCAGCGGGCCGTGCTGGTGCTGCGGTACTACGAGGACATGTCGGAGGCGCAGACGGCCGCCCTGCTCGAGATCTCGCCCGGCACCGTGAAGAGCCAGACCTCCCGGGCGCTGGCCACCCTGCGGCGCCGGCTCGGCGAGCAGGCCGCGCTGGAGCTGTCCGGGGCCGCCACGGAGGCGAGGGGCGCCGGCCCGGCGGCGGCCTCCGGCGCCGGCGGCCGTACCGTTGGCGGCCCGCGACCCGCGGCCGCCCGGACGACCCCGCGCCGGACCGTGCCGGCCCCCGCCACGCCCCCCGATGTTCCCGCCCCGCCCGCGGTCCGGCCCGCCACGCCGCCCACGGAGGCCGACGCCCGACCGGTCGACGCGCTGCCGCTGCCCGTCGAGGTGGCCGACGTGGTCGGCGCGGAGAGCAGGTGAGCCGCGTGCCGACCCCCGCTGACAACCGGACGGCCGGCCCCGGGCGTCCACTCGACGTGACACGGGACGAGCTGGAGCGAGCCGTACGGGAGACCTTCTCCCGGCAGGTTGCCGTGCCTCGACCGCTCGCCGCCGATCCGGCCGGCCTGGCCATCCGCCGGGCCACCCGGATCCGCCGCCGCCGCGCACTGACCGGCACCGCCCTGGCCGGCGTGGCCACCGTGCTGATCAGCGCCGGCATGGTGAACATCAGCGGGCCGGCCGGCCGGCCGACCACCCAGCCGGTGGTGCTCGGCGACCCGGGCGGCTCCGCCGGCGCGATCGCCCCGGACCCGGTGCCGGCACCGTCGGCCGGGCCCTCGCGGCCGGTGGTCCAGTCGGCCGTCGACCTGGTCGTCGGCGACGTTCTCACCACGACCCGCAACCAGCAGATCG is part of the Micromonospora olivasterospora genome and encodes:
- a CDS encoding PH domain-containing protein, coding for MGSPSGPPYDPDDPDRERRERDTEPIPRIGPEDGPGPGRDRPDDPFFSDDVGYGDGPYGEGRSGRSWVRDPESGYEPPPQITEDELAGLRVDASGLASGSRRVLPLEDEPSSLTARYLFPTERFRGEWKRHWIHLATPIAVGIAATFVLGYLSGFLAGQDVGALTTVAVLLWFAVMGWVAWRVADWWYDRFILTNKRVMVVNGIVTRKVAMMPLARVTDMKYEQSPAGRAFNYGTFVLESAGQDQALREIKNLPNPNELYLRVVEEMYEPAAVEARLTKQAEEAKADDGA
- a CDS encoding SigE family RNA polymerase sigma factor, translating into MAGRDPLEEEFREFVAARSGALLRTAYLLAGDWATAEDLLQTALTKTYLAWKRLGGIEAIEPYARRVMVNTSTSWWRRRWHGERPTEVLPERAGADEIERQLDRDVLWRHLRALPSRQRAVLVLRYYEDMSEAQTAALLEISPGTVKSQTSRALATLRRRLGEQAALELSGAATEARGAGPAAASGAGGRTVGGPRPAAARTTPRRTVPAPATPPDVPAPPAVRPATPPTEADARPVDALPLPVEVADVVGAESR